A single window of Haliotis asinina isolate JCU_RB_2024 chromosome 5, JCU_Hal_asi_v2, whole genome shotgun sequence DNA harbors:
- the LOC137283363 gene encoding uncharacterized protein: MAYTTLFGVFLLASFVAVGLGVSVSLEAESFAGKLDPNRTIFRSEASNVRNVLLYMDESIDMTFCLGSEDTIQIENLYYSNDGTEDRFVLELDGKIIADVTGTTDSDFGNKWNTISETGRIGEKISVGSGAHTLRVVVDAQDRSKDDGYGAELDRVVLDVANNSDLSCPETSTDSQTTVTEETSTTYVESSTTYAEETTEAETTTPCEGDDC, translated from the coding sequence ATGGCATACACAACTCTGTTCGGAGTTTTCCTGCTGGCATCCTTCGTTGCCGTCGGTCTCGGCGTCAGCGTGTCGTTGGAGGCAGAGTCGTTTGCTGGTAAACTTGATCCCAACAGAACCATATTCAGGTCAGAGGCCAGTAATGTCAGGAATGTCCTTCTCTACATGGATGAAAGCATTGACATGACTTTCTGTTTGGGTTCAGAAGATACTATTCAGATTGAGAACCTCTACTATTCCAACGACGGCACCGAAGACCGCTTCGTTCTGGAACTTGACGGCAAAATTATCGCAGACGTCACTGGTACCACAGACAGCGACTTCGGTAACAAATGGAATACCATTTCCGAGACAGGAAGGATCGGTGAGAAGATCTCTGTGGGTAGCGGGGCGCATACACTGAGAGTCGTCGTTGACGCCCAGGATAGAAGCAAGGACGATGGTTACGGCGCTGAGCTCGACCGCGTTGTCCTGGACGTCGCGAACAATAGCGATCTGTCATGTCCCGAAACAAGTACCGACAGTCAGACCACAGTCACCGAGGAGACATCGACGACATATGTCGAATCTTCTACGACGTATGCCGAAGAGACTACAGAGGCTGAGACGACCACCCCGTGTGAGGGCGACGACTGTTAG